CCACACCCAGCTCAAGAAGTTCCTAGATAGTGGCCGTACTATTGGCCGTCCAGATGGCATTCTCATCAATGGTAAGGCCGGAAAAGGCGATGGCTCCGACCAGCCTCTTTTCACCTTAAAGCAAGGGAAAACCTACAGAGTCCGGATCTGTAACGTGGGTCTCAAGACATCTCTTAACTTTAGGATTCAGAACCACAAGATGAAGCTTGTTGAGATGGAAGGCTCACATGTTCTCCAGAACGATTATGACTCGCTTGACGTCCACGTGGGTCAATGCTTCGGTGTGATTGTCACGGCAAACCAAGAACCTAAAGATTACTACATGGTGGCTTCCACAAGGTTCTTGAAGAAGGCTTTGGCTACAACAGGGCTCCTCCGCTACGAGGGAGGCAAAGGTCTTGCCTCTCCTCAGCTACCTGCGGCTCCCGTTGGCTGGGCTTGGTCTTTGAACCAGTTCCGCTCTTTCAGGTGGAACTTGACAGCCAGCGCAGCTAGACCCAACCCACAGGGCTCTTACCATTACGGAAAGATTAACATCACTCGCACCATTAAGCTCGTGAACACTCAGGGAAAGATCGATGGTAAGCTTAGGTACGCGTTGAGTGGAGTCTCGCATACAGACCCCGAGACCCCCTTGAAGCTCGCTGAGTACTTTGGTGTTGCTGATAAGGTTTTCAAATACGACATTATTTCCGACAACCCAACCTCGGATCAGATCAAGAACATCAAGATCGAACCCAATGTTCTTAACATCACTCACCGCACCTTCATTGAAGTCGTGTTTGAGAACCATGAAAAGAGCGTCCAGTCTTGGCATTTAGATGGCTACTCCTTCTTCGCTGTAGCGTGAGTTACTCTTTTATCTTTTTTTTTTTTGAACTTTACATCTCTTTCACTACAAATAAACTTCTAAATTCATTTTATTTTATTGTATAAAAAGGGTTGAGCCAGGGACATGGACACCAGAGAAGAGGAAGAACTACAACCTTCTAGATTCAGTGAGCAGACACACAGTCCAAGTGTACCCCAAGTGTTGGGCTGCAATCTTGCTCACATTTGACAATTGTGGAATGTGGAACATTAGGTCAGAGAACTCTGAGAGACGATACTTGGGACAGCAACTCTACGCAAGCGTCTTGTCACCGGAAAAATCCCTCCGGGACGAATACAACATGCCGGAGTCAAGCCTCCAATGTGGCCTTGTCAAGGACAAACCTAAGATTAACCCTTATGCTGGAGCCTAATTTTGTTCTTTAATACTTCTACTAGATTTTGATCGGGATAACTTTTCGGTTAAAAATTATTTATAAAATGAAAAAAATAGTAACCATTTGAATTTTAACATTTGAGTTTGACGTCTAATTGAGAAATTATTTTATTTCAAAGTCTCATATTTTAATTCAGTTCATTCTTTTAATTTTTTAGTAAAAAAAATTAAATATATATTATCCATAAATCTCGTATCTGTCATATACTTCTAAAAAATGTAGTAGATAATAAATATGACTTACATTCTCATCTACAAAAATAATCACTAAATTTTGCTACTTTTAAATTTTGATAACATAGTGAAGTGTCATTTTCAGTTTTGTTATAGATGTTAAAAGTAGCTTTTCAATCTTAAATTTTTGAACATAAGCTGAATACTTAATTATATATTTCAAATATATTTTGAGATTGATTTTGTAAATAAGAAATTTTGAAACAAACTACAAATTGACATCTACAATATGTAAGATTCAAGTATATTTCAAAACAATAATTTTAAAATAAAATATTTGAATAAAATAACTAAGTTTAATCCGTAAAATATTTGTATATATACAAACTCATGTATAAAGTTTCCTATAGTTATAATATATATGGTGTTTGGATTTTAATTAGAAATAGAATCGATTGTAAATTAGATTCTTACATCGGGTCACATTAATCATTCTCTATTCAGCTTCGTTATCATCTGAATCATAGTGACCAATCTTTAAATTGAGCTTATAAATGTCCCTTATTAATAGTTTGGTAAGATCTCATCGTTTGGAAAACAGTGGTATAAATTGTTACATGGAAAATAGCTTGTGAACGTCATTGTATGCTTTAAATAAAATGAGCAGAGAAGCATTTAGGCTTTGATGCTTGACACATCTAAAGAGAAACTACACCTTTATTTAAAGCATCTAAACAAAAGTCTAAATATGAAATAACAAGTAATGCTGAGAAGAAGGGAGGCCGGAAGAGATCAGAATCCTCTTTTATCCCGTTTAAGACAATGTTGGCCAACTGCGGAATGATTGAGTTTCCCTACAAGGGGAATGCTATGTCATGGGCAGGGAGGAGGAAGAATGGACGTATCTAGTGTCGATTAGACAGAGCAGTCGGCAACGAAGATTGGCACAACATTTTTTCCCACACTGATGTGGAGTACTTATTGAGGTGGGGCTCAGATCATCGGTCAGTATTGGCTCGTACAAAATCAAGAGTGTCCAGACCACGACGTAACTTTAGATTTGATAAACGGTGGTTTGGGAAACAGGGGTTTGCTGAGACGGTTAGAGAAGGATGGGGGAGAAACGAAAGGTCGTAATCATCAGACTGACTTGGTGGAGAAATTATATAGATGCAGGAAGGCGATCTCATACTGGAAACGCAACAACCCATCTAACAATCTAAAACTGATTGAGCTACCGAAAGCGAAGATAGATCAAGCTCAAAACGATGATTCCATGACGAGCGAAGAAGAACTGGAGCTGAAATGGCAGCTATGTGCGGCATACAGAGAAGAAGATATTTACTGGAGACAGAAGAGCCGTGCCATATGGCTGAAAGAGGGTGATAGGAATACCAAATACTTTCAGCCAAAACTAAGAAACACCGAGCTCAAAACCGAATCATAAAGCTCAAGAACTCGATGGGGCAATGCGTGGAAACTGAAGATCAAATCGAGCAAGTCGCAGTCGAGTATTTCAGTAATCTTTTTGAAACTTCGAACCTCTCATCGTATGAAGAGAGTATCCGGTGTGTTGCCGAGAAAGTGACAGGAGAAATGAACGCAGCTCTGACTGCTCCGGTCTCAAATACTGAAACCAGGGACGCTGTTTTCGCTATAAAACCCGATCGAGCACCAGGCCCCGATGGGATGACCATTTTTTTCTACCAGCGTTCTGGAAGATGGTAGGCGAGGGTGTCAGCAGTATGGTACGCGGATTCTTTGAGACTGGAGAGTTTGATGAGAGAATTAACCAGACGAACATCTGCTTGATACCTAAGACAGATAGACCAGTTACTATGGCTGAGTTTTGTCCAATCAGCCTATGTAATGTCAGTTACAAGATCATATCAAATTGCCTGAAGAAAATTCTACCTGAAATGATCTCTGAAACTCAATCAGCCTTTGTGGCTCGACGGCTGATAACGAATAACATTCTAGTAGCTCAGGAGATGTTTCATGCCTTAAGGACGAACGAGAGCTGTAAATCAAAATACATAGCTATCAAGACGGACATGAGTAAGGCATACAATAGAGTGGAATGGGGCTTCCTCAAAGCTGCAATGGAGAGAATGGGGTTCGACCAGAAATGGATCCATCTGATCATGAGTTGCGTCTCGTCGGTCTCGTATCAAGTTCTTATTAATGGAGATGCAAAAGGCCGAATTATACCTTCTCGGGGACTTCGGCAGGGCGATCCTCTATCGCCATTCTTATTTATTCTGTGTACTGAAGTCTTGATCTCGCAGATTCGGGAAGCAGAAAGCTTACAGAAGATCACGGGCTTAAAGATTGCTAGAGCTAGCCCGGCGGTCTCTCATTTACTCTTCGCTGATGACAACCTTTTCTTTTGTAAAGCGGAGCCTAATCAGTGCCAGGAGTTAATGAGAATTATTGATGTCTATGGTTACGCCTCAGGACAACAACTGAATAAAAAAAAATCTTCAGTTATGTTCAGTTCTAAGGTCATAGCGTTCACTAAACAAAACCTGAAAAGGTTAACTGGAATTAGTAAAGACGGAGGAATGGGCATGTATCTTGGTATGCCAGAGAAGATTAGTGGCTCTAAAAACCAAGTGTT
The DNA window shown above is from Brassica oleracea var. oleracea cultivar TO1000 chromosome C3, BOL, whole genome shotgun sequence and carries:
- the LOC106332637 gene encoding L-ascorbate oxidase homolog — its product is MKVGVKLLAVCLCVATVTVVMVQAEDPYFHHVWNVTYGSASPLGVPQQVILINGQFPGPNLNSTSNNNVIVNVFNNLDEPFLITWNGIQHRKNSWQDGTAGSMCPIPPGKNFTYHFQPKDQIGSYFYYPTTAMHRAAGAFGGLRVNSRLLIPVPYADPEDDYTVLINDWYTKSHTQLKKFLDSGRTIGRPDGILINGKAGKGDGSDQPLFTLKQGKTYRVRICNVGLKTSLNFRIQNHKMKLVEMEGSHVLQNDYDSLDVHVGQCFGVIVTANQEPKDYYMVASTRFLKKALATTGLLRYEGGKGLASPQLPAAPVGWAWSLNQFRSFRWNLTASAARPNPQGSYHYGKINITRTIKLVNTQGKIDGKLRYALSGVSHTDPETPLKLAEYFGVADKVFKYDIISDNPTSDQIKNIKIEPNVLNITHRTFIEVVFENHEKSVQSWHLDGYSFFAVAVEPGTWTPEKRKNYNLLDSVSRHTVQVYPKCWAAILLTFDNCGMWNIRSENSERRYLGQQLYASVLSPEKSLRDEYNMPESSLQCGLVKDKPKINPYAGA